Proteins encoded in a region of the bacterium genome:
- a CDS encoding glycosyltransferase family 39 protein produces the protein MKRKKPIKKRLNIRQWTKYVYWLFVVVLLVTAIFTRYIHLKSIQKNDSTFYNLPAGTDMLTYDNQAQEILKGRHPAPYYYGPLYSYFLSLAYLIFGHNLYIIRFIQMIFGVFTCLFIFLIAKKVFGKGVAIVSLALSVFYDMFIVHEGLILLEALATFLNTLFIFFLLKSEETRQLKYIFLSGILLALSSLCRTSILLFLPFVFIWMLVFFKRRAFSYFFIFSLTTFIFISPATIMNYLSSKKFTLVTTNGPVLLWIGNNECADGTYLTYPLPEKLQKRLSEIGDRAYIEDVIRFAKEKPKLFLNLLLKKFLLFWGRFEIANNMNYEDIKKASYIIRLPFFIGFGFIAPLSLFGMILSLKNKRCLLLFLFIFSFILSIIAIHVLGRYRISFIPAIIPFASCTLFWLYEKIRKMEYKRILLSIPLLSLCFFIIWQEDARIFYFKLKNPAGIHKDGVITDSKCILSQRNAIVLHNGEEAKKEFMIIEDISLYKEAKLSFDYMAYGEGKLIIDINEGVYSIQANIQPTQGMSFNLYNIPLPIKFLKKGKNSFVFKVEGDWVFVLPYDPIYSFKRSHQFIDGKFKKINGEFIISLNLINA, from the coding sequence TTGGCTTTTTGTTGTCGTTTTGCTAGTTACAGCCATATTTACAAGATACATCCACCTTAAATCCATTCAGAAAAATGATTCAACATTCTATAACCTTCCTGCTGGAACCGATATGCTTACATATGATAACCAGGCACAAGAGATTTTAAAGGGAAGGCATCCAGCACCCTATTATTATGGCCCCTTATATTCATATTTTCTTTCTTTAGCCTACCTTATTTTTGGACATAATTTATATATCATAAGGTTTATCCAAATGATTTTTGGTGTCTTTACTTGTCTATTTATATTTCTTATTGCAAAAAAGGTATTTGGAAAGGGGGTTGCTATTGTATCTTTGGCATTGTCTGTTTTTTATGATATGTTTATAGTCCATGAAGGGCTTATTTTGCTTGAGGCACTTGCTACCTTTCTAAATACCCTCTTTATATTTTTTCTTCTTAAAAGCGAAGAAACTAGACAATTAAAATACATTTTTTTATCTGGCATTCTTTTGGCATTATCATCTCTTTGTAGAACAAGCATCTTGCTTTTTCTTCCATTTGTATTTATCTGGATGCTTGTTTTTTTTAAAAGAAGGGCGTTTTCTTACTTTTTTATTTTTAGCCTAACTACATTTATCTTTATATCTCCAGCAACAATAATGAATTATCTTTCCTCAAAAAAATTTACTTTGGTTACAACAAATGGACCTGTCCTCTTATGGATTGGAAATAATGAATGTGCAGATGGAACATACCTTACCTACCCCCTTCCTGAAAAGCTACAAAAGAGGCTTTCTGAAATAGGTGATAGGGCATATATTGAAGATGTAATAAGGTTTGCAAAAGAAAAACCGAAATTGTTTTTAAATCTTCTTCTTAAGAAGTTTTTACTCTTTTGGGGAAGATTTGAGATAGCAAATAATATGAATTATGAAGACATAAAAAAGGCTTCTTACATTATAAGGCTTCCCTTCTTTATAGGATTTGGATTTATTGCACCCCTTTCCCTTTTTGGGATGATTCTCTCATTAAAGAATAAAAGATGCCTCCTTCTTTTTCTTTTTATCTTTTCATTCATCCTTTCTATAATAGCTATTCATGTTCTTGGAAGATATAGGATTTCTTTTATCCCAGCCATTATCCCATTTGCTTCCTGCACCCTATTTTGGTTATATGAGAAAATAAGAAAGATGGAATATAAGAGGATTTTATTGTCTATTCCTCTTCTTTCTCTTTGCTTTTTTATTATCTGGCAGGAGGATGCAAGAATTTTTTATTTTAAGCTTAAAAATCCAGCTGGCATCCATAAAGATGGGGTTATAACAGATTCAAAATGTATACTATCACAAAGAAATGCTATTGTTCTTCATAATGGAGAAGAAGCAAAGAAGGAATTTATGATAATTGAGGACATCTCATTATACAAAGAGGCTAAATTATCATTTGATTATATGGCATATGGAGAGGGAAAGCTAATAATTGATATAAATGAAGGTGTTTATTCTATACAAGCAAATATACAACCAACACAAGGGATGAGTTTTAACCTCTATAACATTCCACTTCCAATAAAATTTTTAAAGAAAGGGAAAAATTCCTTTGTTTTTAAGGTAGAAGGAGATTGGGTGTTTGTCCTTCCTTATGACCCTATATATTCATTTAAAAGGTCACATCAATTTATAGATGGAAAATTTAAGAAGATAAATGGTGAATTTATAATTTCACTTAATCTTATAAATGCTTGA
- the lpxK gene encoding tetraacyldisaccharide 4'-kinase, translating to MLEELYKLGLFCHRRLSEPKRVPAFVISVGNITTGGTGKTQMVLKIAQIFKEKKVCILSRGYKGKYENKGAIVMPNMKVEDVGDEPLMLSKMCNIPVIVGKNRYKNAMFAISHLGVDTIILDDGFQHWGLFRNLDILLINGANPFGNYHLLPYGILREPLSCINRADIIIITKKKTPNLIDVIRKFNKTSPIFEADYKPSALLDNNGN from the coding sequence ATGCTTGAGGAATTATATAAACTTGGGCTCTTTTGCCATAGGAGACTCTCTGAACCAAAAAGGGTTCCTGCGTTTGTTATAAGTGTTGGAAATATTACAACGGGTGGAACAGGAAAGACGCAGATGGTTTTAAAGATTGCCCAAATCTTTAAGGAAAAGAAGGTTTGCATCTTAAGCAGGGGCTATAAGGGAAAATATGAAAATAAGGGTGCAATTGTTATGCCAAATATGAAGGTAGAGGATGTTGGAGATGAGCCTTTAATGCTTTCAAAGATGTGTAATATCCCTGTTATTGTTGGAAAGAATAGATACAAAAATGCGATGTTTGCAATTTCTCATCTTGGCGTAGATACAATTATCCTAGATGATGGATTTCAACATTGGGGATTATTTCGCAATTTAGATATTCTTCTTATAAATGGAGCTAATCCATTTGGAAATTATCACCTCCTTCCTTATGGAATTCTCCGTGAGCCACTATCTTGCATAAACAGGGCAGATATAATTATAATTACAAAAAAGAAAACCCCAAATCTTATTGATGTAATAAGGAAATTTAATAAAACCTCACCCATATTTGAGGCAGATTATAAACCAAGTGCTTTGTTGGACAATAATGGAAAT
- a CDS encoding tetraacyldisaccharide 4'-kinase, which yields PLSFISGKKALAVSGIGDHLSFENSLKDLGCYAEGLRFPDHHFYSSSDIEKIKIKGGKFDLIVSTLKDREKLKDISCLFLDVSFSISDEPSFISLIQAKS from the coding sequence TCCCTTATCCTTTATTTCTGGAAAAAAAGCCCTAGCTGTATCTGGAATAGGAGACCATTTGTCATTTGAAAACAGCTTAAAGGATTTGGGATGCTATGCAGAAGGCTTAAGGTTTCCCGACCACCATTTCTATTCTTCCTCTGATATAGAGAAAATAAAAATTAAGGGAGGGAAATTTGACCTTATTGTCTCAACATTAAAGGATAGGGAGAAATTAAAGGATATTTCCTGCCTTTTTCTTGATGTTTCCTTTTCAATAAGCGATGAGCCATCCTTTATCTCCTTAATTCAAGCCAAATCGTAA